The window ATAGGAAAGCACGACCCATGAAAAACCGGCGAGCAGAGTAAAAATGCTGATTACAGTATAAGGATTCATATTATGCGACTCCTTTCTTTATTAAGAAATTTGAACCCGGGTTGACTATATCCCTGATCGCCTGAAGTAATCTACCAGCATGCCGGGGTTATTGCTTCCAATACCATCAACACCAATATCGGCAAAAGGCTTAACAAGATCTGGAGTATCTATGTTCCATATAAAAACTTTCAAACCGTTTTTATGAGATAATTCAACTAATTCCGCGTCAACAAAATCATATTTCATAACCAGCGCATCAGCCGATGTCTGATCCGCAATACTTGTGTCAACAGGACATCCAACCATGAGAACGCCTGTTTTAATATTGCTGTCTATTTCCTTAACGTTTTTTACAAGTCTGTGCCAGAATGAAATAACATAAACATTGTCTTCAAAACCGTTCTTTTTTATCTGTTCAACAACTATTCTTTCCGTACCTTTCTCCTTGAGCTCAATTACAAGCTTAACCTTTTTATCAGTTAATTCCATAACCTCCTGAAGAGTTGGAACAGACTCACCCTTTCCGGCATCATATTTTTTTAGTTCAGATAAGGTATAATTATTAACCGGTCCGGTTCCGCTGGTCGTCCGGTCAAGAGTTGAATCATGTATTACAATTATTTCTTTGTCCTTGCTCAGATGCACGTCAATTTCCACAGCATCTACACCAATGTCCATTGCCTTTTTAATAGATAACAGAGTATTCTCCGGTTCAATAGCCGCAGCCCCGCGATGTCCCATTATCATCATATTATTTATTCTCCATTAAACTTTTTAATTAAGATACAATTACTCGTTTTTATAATTTTACCATAAAAAACAGCATAAACGCAAATATCTCAATCCTGCCGAGAAGCATATTGGCAGTTAGGGAAACTTTCGGGCAACAGTTGGGGACGGGGGATATAGGGGACACGCGGTCGAACCCCGCCCGAAAGCGGGGCCGCGGCTAATACCTGTAAGAATCAGGTTTAAATGGCCCGTTAACCGACACTCCCAGGTAATTGGCCTGGAACTGGTTGAGTTTTGTTAGTTTTACGCCAAGCTTGCCGAGATGAAGTCTGGCCACCTCTTCATCTAACTTTTTTGGAAGAGTATAAACCTTGCGTTCGTATTGTTTTGTCGCAAGTTCAATCTGCGCAAGGCATTGATTTGTAAAGCTGTTGCTCATTACAAAGCTTGGATGTCCTGTCGCGCATCCAAGATTTACCAGTCTCCCTTCAGCAAGAACAATAATGGATCGTCCTGATTTAAGGGTCCACTTGTCAACCTGTGGTTTAATCCGCTCCTTTTTACAATCCGGATTATCATCCAGATAGGTCATCTGAATTTCATTATCAAAGTGGCCGATATTGCAGACAATAGCCTCGTTTTTCATCTGCTCCATATGCTCGCCGGTAATAACATGATAACATCCCGTGGCTGTGACAAAGATATCCGCTATGGCTGCTGCATATTCCATGGTTACGACCTCATATCCCTCCATGGAAGCCTGAAGAGCACATATGGGATCGATCTCAGTAATAAGCACACGTGCGCCGTAACTGCTCATCGACTTTGCGCATCCCTTGCCGACATCTCCGTAACCGCATATTACTATGACTTTGCCGGCAAGCATAATATCTGTGGCGCGTTTGATTCCATCAG of the Anaerolineae bacterium genome contains:
- a CDS encoding glycerophosphodiester phosphodiesterase family protein; protein product: MMIMGHRGAAAIEPENTLLSIKKAMDIGVDAVEIDVHLSKDKEIIVIHDSTLDRTTSGTGPVNNYTLSELKKYDAGKGESVPTLQEVMELTDKKVKLVIELKEKGTERIVVEQIKKNGFEDNVYVISFWHRLVKNVKEIDSNIKTGVLMVGCPVDTSIADQTSADALVMKYDFVDAELVELSHKNGLKVFIWNIDTPDLVKPFADIGVDGIGSNNPGMLVDYFRRSGI